From one Rhodovulum sp. ES.010 genomic stretch:
- a CDS encoding putative PEP-binding protein translates to MQKRPDIIDFTEIAAEADIAASRHGGRAKCLHRLVRLDLPVPRTVALSFDAVHRIALGEAPNIPALLDRFGPEPLLSVRPSPESADWGGPASILNIGMNAARHAALCDSIGEAAANALYLRFIQAYATHVARLDPDIFEDDEPSAAALRAALDAYTEETDERFPQDPGQQLLEVLRSMARAWEGTTARLLRQARGAPADARLGLVVQAMALGIGPEESGSGVIQFVDGATGKRSIRGRYLPQSQGRDAIAAREGALFLAWDPRGPALEDRCPEIVARLRRYGETCRMNLREELQLEFTIEAGKLWVLDTPRVPRSARAAVRIAVMLADEGIIPREEALRRIEPRAVSELLHSQVDPAGPRQAVAHGIAASPGAATGRLVFGSAAAQASAARGEPCILVRRETTPEDIRGMHAAVGVMTERGGMTSHAAVIARGLGVPCVVGISDMRLNRRDGVLLTADGHKLHEGDIVTLDGTSGQVLLGEVKMLEPALDDAFQALMGWAEAACDIGIRANADTPADAQTARRFGADGIGLCRTEHMFFEADRLTVMHEMIFADRSEDRAAVLERLLPMQRADFTRLFEIMQGLPVCIRLFDPPLHEFLPQSREGVRGLAEALDLPVSDVQRRVQALSEFNPMLGMRGVRLGITVPEIYDMQARAIFEATIEASHNGDPVVPEIMIPLVSAMREVELVKTRIDSLAAAVRAERGVDFDYRLGVMVETPRAALRADDIALHAAFLSFGTNDLTQMTYGLSRDDAGRFMGSYVKQGVFAEDPFHTLDTEGVGELLTIGAERGRKARPGVTLSICGEHGGNAESIAFCRAAGFDYVSCSPFRVPVARLSAAQLALDQQIRAD, encoded by the coding sequence TTGCAGAAACGCCCGGATATCATTGACTTTACAGAGATCGCGGCGGAGGCCGATATCGCCGCCTCGCGCCATGGCGGGCGGGCGAAATGCCTCCACCGGCTGGTGCGGCTCGACCTGCCGGTGCCGCGTACGGTGGCGCTGTCCTTCGATGCGGTCCACCGGATCGCGCTGGGCGAGGCGCCCAACATCCCGGCGCTTCTGGACCGTTTCGGCCCGGAGCCGCTGCTTTCGGTGCGGCCGAGCCCGGAAAGCGCGGATTGGGGCGGGCCGGCATCGATCCTGAACATCGGCATGAACGCCGCCCGCCATGCGGCCCTGTGCGACAGCATCGGAGAGGCGGCGGCGAACGCGCTCTACCTGCGTTTCATCCAGGCCTATGCCACCCATGTCGCGCGGCTGGACCCCGACATCTTCGAGGATGACGAACCCTCGGCCGCGGCGCTCCGGGCCGCGCTTGACGCCTACACCGAGGAGACCGACGAGCGGTTTCCGCAGGACCCCGGCCAGCAGCTGCTGGAGGTGCTGCGCTCGATGGCGCGGGCCTGGGAAGGCACCACCGCGCGCTTGCTGCGCCAGGCCCGCGGCGCCCCGGCCGACGCCCGGCTGGGCCTTGTGGTGCAGGCCATGGCGCTGGGCATCGGGCCCGAGGAAAGCGGCTCCGGCGTGATCCAGTTCGTGGACGGCGCCACCGGAAAACGCAGTATCAGGGGGCGTTACCTGCCCCAGAGCCAGGGCCGCGATGCGATCGCGGCGCGTGAGGGGGCGCTGTTCCTCGCGTGGGACCCGCGGGGCCCTGCGCTGGAGGACCGCTGCCCGGAGATCGTCGCGCGGCTTCGGCGTTACGGCGAGACCTGCCGGATGAATCTGCGCGAGGAATTGCAGCTGGAGTTCACCATAGAGGCCGGCAAGCTGTGGGTGCTGGACACGCCGCGGGTGCCACGCAGCGCGCGCGCCGCCGTTCGCATCGCGGTGATGCTGGCCGACGAGGGGATCATCCCGCGGGAAGAGGCGCTGAGGCGGATCGAGCCCCGCGCGGTGAGCGAATTGCTGCACAGCCAGGTGGACCCTGCGGGACCCCGCCAGGCGGTCGCCCACGGGATTGCGGCCAGTCCCGGCGCGGCGACCGGACGGCTGGTCTTCGGGTCGGCCGCCGCGCAGGCGAGTGCCGCGCGCGGCGAGCCCTGCATTCTGGTGCGCCGGGAGACCACGCCCGAGGACATTCGCGGCATGCACGCCGCCGTCGGCGTGATGACCGAACGCGGCGGCATGACCAGCCACGCCGCGGTGATCGCGCGGGGCCTGGGCGTGCCCTGCGTCGTCGGCATTTCGGACATGCGGCTGAACCGGCGCGACGGGGTGTTGCTGACCGCCGACGGGCACAAGCTGCACGAGGGCGACATCGTCACGCTCGACGGCACCAGCGGGCAGGTGCTGCTGGGCGAGGTGAAGATGCTGGAACCCGCCCTCGACGACGCGTTCCAGGCACTGATGGGCTGGGCCGAGGCCGCCTGCGACATCGGCATCCGCGCCAATGCAGACACGCCCGCCGACGCCCAGACCGCGCGCCGCTTCGGCGCCGACGGGATCGGTCTCTGCCGCACCGAGCACATGTTCTTCGAGGCCGACCGACTGACCGTGATGCACGAGATGATTTTCGCCGACCGCTCGGAGGATCGTGCCGCGGTGCTGGAACGCCTGCTGCCGATGCAACGGGCCGATTTCACACGGCTTTTCGAGATCATGCAGGGGCTGCCGGTCTGCATCCGCCTGTTCGACCCGCCGCTGCACGAGTTCCTGCCGCAGTCGCGCGAGGGCGTGCGCGGGCTGGCCGAAGCGCTGGACCTGCCGGTTTCGGACGTGCAGCGCCGGGTGCAGGCGCTGTCGGAGTTCAACCCGATGCTGGGGATGCGGGGGGTCCGGCTGGGGATCACAGTGCCCGAGATCTATGACATGCAGGCGCGCGCCATCTTCGAGGCAACGATCGAGGCCAGCCATAACGGCGACCCGGTGGTGCCGGAGATCATGATCCCGCTGGTCTCGGCGATGCGCGAGGTGGAACTGGTCAAGACGCGCATCGATTCACTGGCCGCCGCCGTCCGGGCCGAAAGGGGGGTCGATTTCGACTACCGACTCGGCGTGATGGTCGAAACGCCCCGCGCCGCCCTGCGGGCCGACGATATTGCGCTGCACGCCGCGTTTCTCAGCTTCGGGACCAATGACCTGACGCAGATGACCTACGGCCTGTCGCGCGACGACGCCGGGCGCTTCATGGGATCCTATGTCAAGCAGGGCGTTTTTGCGGAGGATCCGTTCCATACGCTCGATACCGAAGGGGTGGGCGAGCTGTTGACGATCGGCGCCGAACGCGGGCGCAAGGCGCGGCCCGGCGTCACGCTGTCGATCTGCGGCGAGCATGGGGGCAACGCGGAATCCATTGCCTTCTGCCGTGCGGCGGGTTTCGATTACGTTTCCTGCTCGCCGTTCCGGGTGCCGGTCGCGCGCCTTTCGGCTGCGCAACTCGCGCTGGATCAGCAAATTCGCGCCGATTGA
- a CDS encoding UbiH/UbiF family hydroxylase → MTRISKDILISGGGVAGLSAAAVFGSAGFSVLCVDPAPPVTEETADGADLRTTAFLQPSLKVLKEAGLWERLAPHATDLQVMRIVDAGGKTPYPRVTRDFNAEDVSDLPFGWNLPNWLLRREMVARLDELPNVEFRTGVGTKSVLTRDAEALVTLSDGTSVSARLLVAADGRNSPVREAVGIGVRTFRYGQKALAFAVTHPEPHDNVSTEIHRSGGPFTLVPLPDRDGKPCSAVVWMERGPEALRLAALPEDEFNAEMTARSGAMFGPLKLVTRRTVWPIISQIADRLWAERTALIAEAAHVVPPIGAQGLNMSLADLRVLLELARGAPAHLGEERMLQVYHRRRYPEVAGRVTGIDMLNRTSMRGERVARDLRAAGIAGLYGLPPVRKTLMRLGMGVRPV, encoded by the coding sequence ATGACCCGCATTTCCAAGGACATCCTGATTTCCGGCGGCGGAGTCGCCGGCCTGTCGGCCGCGGCCGTGTTCGGCTCGGCCGGCTTTTCCGTGCTCTGCGTCGACCCCGCGCCGCCGGTTACCGAGGAAACCGCCGATGGCGCCGACCTGCGCACCACCGCGTTCCTGCAACCGTCTCTGAAGGTGCTGAAGGAGGCCGGCCTCTGGGAAAGGCTGGCGCCGCATGCCACCGACCTGCAGGTGATGCGGATCGTCGATGCGGGCGGCAAGACGCCCTATCCCCGCGTGACCCGCGATTTCAATGCGGAGGATGTCTCGGACCTTCCGTTCGGGTGGAACCTGCCCAACTGGCTCTTGCGGCGCGAAATGGTCGCGCGGCTGGACGAGTTGCCGAACGTCGAATTCCGCACCGGCGTCGGCACGAAATCCGTTCTCACGCGCGATGCCGAAGCGCTGGTGACGCTGAGCGACGGCACCAGCGTCTCGGCCCGGTTGCTGGTCGCCGCCGACGGCCGCAACTCGCCGGTCCGCGAGGCGGTGGGCATCGGCGTGCGTACCTTCCGCTACGGCCAGAAGGCGCTGGCCTTCGCCGTCACCCATCCCGAGCCGCACGATAACGTCTCGACCGAAATTCACCGCTCGGGCGGGCCGTTCACGCTGGTCCCGCTCCCCGACCGCGACGGCAAGCCCTGCTCGGCCGTCGTCTGGATGGAGCGCGGGCCGGAGGCGCTGCGCCTCGCGGCCCTGCCCGAGGACGAGTTCAACGCCGAGATGACCGCGCGCTCCGGCGCAATGTTCGGGCCGCTGAAACTCGTCACCCGCCGCACCGTATGGCCGATCATCAGCCAGATCGCCGACCGGCTCTGGGCCGAGCGCACCGCGCTTATCGCCGAGGCTGCCCATGTGGTGCCGCCGATCGGGGCGCAGGGCCTGAACATGAGCCTTGCCGATCTGCGCGTGCTGCTGGAGCTTGCCCGCGGTGCACCGGCGCATCTGGGCGAGGAACGCATGCTGCAGGTCTACCACCGCCGCCGCTACCCGGAGGTGGCCGGGCGGGTGACGGGCATCGACATGCTCAATCGCACCTCGATGCGCGGCGAACGCGTCGCCCGCGACCTGCGCGCGGCCGGCATCGCCGGGCTGTACGGGCTTCCGCCGGTGCGCAAGACGCTGATGCGCCTCGGCATGGGGGTCCGGCCGGTCTAG
- a CDS encoding cell wall hydrolase, which translates to MLGDNVTRLLVAERAALREVNQRRLERLSARVETGRAGAPQPRYDADWLAAQPAARGGKDWQCLTEALYFEARGETVRGQFAVAEVILNRVASPLYPDTVCGVINQGTGKRYQCQFTYTCDGRKEVILEPRTYDRLGKIARIMLDGAPRGLTAGATHYHTSAVNPRWARRFPRTATIGVHHFYRHPDARIAQN; encoded by the coding sequence ATGCTGGGCGACAACGTGACCCGGCTGCTCGTGGCCGAGCGGGCTGCCTTGCGTGAGGTGAATCAGCGGCGGTTGGAACGCCTGTCGGCGCGGGTCGAAACCGGCCGGGCCGGAGCCCCGCAGCCCCGCTACGATGCCGATTGGCTTGCAGCTCAACCTGCTGCGCGCGGCGGAAAGGACTGGCAGTGCCTGACCGAAGCGCTGTATTTCGAGGCGCGGGGCGAGACGGTGCGCGGGCAGTTTGCCGTGGCCGAGGTGATCCTGAACCGCGTGGCGTCGCCGCTCTATCCCGACACGGTGTGCGGCGTGATCAACCAGGGCACCGGCAAGCGCTACCAGTGCCAGTTCACCTATACCTGCGACGGCCGCAAGGAGGTGATCCTTGAGCCGCGCACCTACGACCGGCTGGGCAAGATCGCGCGGATCATGCTCGATGGGGCGCCGCGCGGGCTGACCGCAGGAGCGACCCATTATCACACGAGCGCCGTCAACCCGCGCTGGGCGCGCCGTTTTCCGCGCACCGCCACGATCGGGGTGCACCATTTCTACCGTCACCCGGACGCGCGGATCGCGCAGAACTGA
- the glmM gene encoding phosphoglucosamine mutase: MSRKIFGTDGVRGRANSYPMTAEMALKLGAAAGRYFRRDRSQKHRVVIGKDTRRSGYMLENALTAGLTSTGMNVLLLGPVPTPAVGFLTRSMRADLGIMISASHNPHHDNGIKFFGPEGFKLSDEAEEEIEAILACEIDPAQPGNIGKAKRIDDGLWRYAEFAKTTFPAGRRLDGLKVVVDCAHGAAYRVAPEVLWELGAEVVSLGVEPNGLNINEGCGSTDTAAAAAAVKVHGADLGICLDGDADRVMILDESGTVADGDQIMALFAERWAEAGRLKDGTLVATVMSNLGLERHLEGHGLRLERTAVGDRYVVEAMRRGGWNLGGEQSGHIVMSDFCTTGDGLLAGLQFLAAMVETGQPASRLAHRFERVPQLLRNVRYADGTDPLTLAPVRAAIADAEARLASHGRLLIRKSGTEPLIRVMAECEDDGLLADVVEAVVAAVTDAASGTQPPAS; this comes from the coding sequence ATGAGCCGGAAGATATTCGGAACCGACGGCGTTCGCGGCCGGGCCAACAGCTATCCGATGACCGCCGAGATGGCGCTGAAGCTGGGCGCGGCGGCCGGGCGCTATTTCCGGCGCGACCGCAGCCAGAAGCACCGCGTCGTGATCGGCAAGGACACGCGGCGTTCGGGCTACATGCTGGAAAATGCGCTTACCGCCGGGCTGACCTCGACAGGCATGAACGTGCTGCTCCTCGGGCCGGTGCCGACGCCCGCGGTGGGATTCCTCACCCGGTCGATGCGCGCCGATCTCGGGATCATGATCTCGGCCAGCCACAATCCGCACCATGATAACGGTATCAAGTTCTTCGGCCCCGAGGGGTTCAAGCTGTCCGACGAGGCCGAGGAAGAGATCGAGGCGATCCTGGCGTGCGAGATCGACCCCGCCCAACCCGGAAACATCGGCAAGGCCAAGCGGATCGATGACGGGCTGTGGCGGTATGCCGAGTTCGCCAAGACGACCTTCCCGGCCGGGCGGCGCCTCGACGGGCTGAAAGTGGTTGTCGACTGCGCCCATGGCGCGGCCTATCGGGTGGCACCGGAGGTGCTGTGGGAACTGGGCGCGGAGGTGGTGTCGCTTGGGGTCGAGCCGAACGGCCTCAACATCAACGAGGGATGCGGGTCGACCGACACCGCCGCGGCCGCCGCCGCGGTGAAGGTCCACGGTGCCGACCTCGGTATCTGTCTCGATGGCGATGCCGACCGGGTGATGATCCTCGACGAGAGCGGAACCGTGGCCGACGGTGACCAGATCATGGCGCTGTTCGCCGAACGCTGGGCCGAGGCAGGGCGGCTGAAGGATGGCACGCTCGTCGCCACCGTGATGTCGAATCTCGGACTCGAGCGGCATCTCGAGGGGCATGGCCTTCGCCTCGAGAGGACGGCTGTCGGAGACCGCTACGTGGTGGAGGCGATGCGCCGGGGTGGCTGGAACCTCGGGGGCGAGCAGTCGGGCCATATCGTGATGAGCGATTTTTGCACCACCGGCGACGGGTTGTTGGCGGGGCTGCAGTTCCTCGCCGCCATGGTCGAAACCGGTCAGCCGGCCTCGCGCCTCGCCCACCGGTTCGAGCGCGTCCCGCAGCTTCTCAGGAATGTCCGCTATGCCGATGGCACCGATCCCCTGACCCTCGCCCCGGTGCGGGCCGCGATCGCCGATGCCGAGGCGCGGCTGGCCTCGCACGGGCGGCTCTTGATCCGCAAGTCGGGCACCGAGCCACTGATCCGCGTGATGGCCGAATGCGAGGATGACGGGCTCTTGGCCGACGTCGTGGAGGCGGTCGTTGCGGCTGTTACCGATGCCGCATCCGGCACGCAACCCCCCGCAAGCTGA
- a CDS encoding GntR family transcriptional regulator produces the protein MKDARPAHKDAYEMILEAIDVGVYAPGDRLVESELAERFGVSRTPIREALQRLETQSLLSRDGRSLIVASLTHDQMSELYVVRAELEGLAARLAARHATAEEVRVLRAMVAEDHNLLNDPAAMARANRRFHKQIHLASHNRYLVQQLDLVHRTMALMATTSLAIDGRGEDALAEHAAIVAAIEAGDGDAAYDALKAHISTAFETRLKHDADSALAEG, from the coding sequence ATGAAAGACGCCCGCCCCGCGCACAAGGATGCGTATGAGATGATTCTCGAGGCGATCGACGTGGGAGTCTACGCCCCGGGCGACCGCCTGGTGGAAAGCGAACTGGCCGAGCGCTTCGGCGTCTCGCGTACACCGATCCGCGAAGCCTTGCAACGACTGGAGACGCAGTCGCTGCTGTCGCGCGACGGACGCAGCCTGATCGTCGCGTCGCTGACCCACGACCAGATGTCCGAGCTGTATGTCGTGCGCGCCGAACTGGAGGGGCTGGCGGCGCGGCTTGCCGCGCGTCATGCCACGGCCGAAGAGGTGCGGGTGCTGCGCGCGATGGTCGCGGAGGACCACAATCTCCTGAATGATCCTGCGGCGATGGCGCGGGCAAACCGGCGCTTCCACAAGCAGATCCATCTTGCCTCGCACAACCGCTACCTTGTGCAGCAACTCGACCTCGTGCACCGGACGATGGCGCTGATGGCGACGACCTCGCTTGCGATCGACGGGCGCGGGGAAGACGCGCTGGCCGAGCATGCCGCCATCGTCGCCGCGATCGAGGCGGGCGACGGTGACGCCGCCTACGATGCGCTCAAGGCTCACATCTCGACCGCGTTCGAGACCCGTCTCAAGCACGACGCGGATTCCGCGCTCGCCGAGGGCTGA
- a CDS encoding dihydroneopterin aldolase: MSDDIRLAFAHPSERAAALDPARPLRDRISLRDHVVEVEIGAFQPERGTTQRVRFNVVVEVRPHPAPLDDDVDRVLSYDAITEAIEAELSAERLNLLETLAERIAERILIEPQAMRAYVRVEKLDRGPGALGVEIVRDRRPDAPRLVEPVDAEEDGLHHPLLVFLSNAAISDPALPRWLDRMEAGPHPVVLCVGPADMAAPQSVIAPAQRRIDLLAIEQNAWVLAGRDPRCVVRGSRTEIDWAMKHRQISVWAPSKIVLDAVDGPSASPRDALSLVLWFAGKLEASRIVVIDAERAAGAGAAEVTRVAPDAAESVL; encoded by the coding sequence ATGAGCGACGATATCCGCCTTGCATTTGCGCACCCCTCCGAGCGGGCGGCGGCGCTAGACCCGGCGCGCCCGCTGCGCGACCGCATTTCGCTGCGCGACCACGTCGTCGAGGTCGAGATCGGCGCCTTTCAGCCGGAACGGGGCACAACGCAGCGGGTGCGATTCAACGTGGTGGTCGAAGTCCGCCCGCATCCCGCGCCGCTCGACGACGATGTCGACCGCGTGCTGTCCTACGACGCGATCACCGAGGCGATCGAGGCCGAACTGTCGGCCGAGCGCCTGAACCTGTTGGAAACCCTGGCCGAGCGCATCGCCGAGCGCATCCTGATCGAGCCTCAGGCGATGCGTGCCTATGTGCGGGTCGAAAAGCTCGACCGCGGCCCAGGCGCGCTGGGCGTCGAGATCGTGCGCGACCGCCGCCCCGACGCGCCGCGCCTGGTGGAGCCTGTCGACGCGGAAGAGGACGGGCTGCATCATCCGCTGTTGGTGTTCCTGTCGAACGCCGCCATCAGCGACCCCGCGCTGCCGCGTTGGCTCGACCGGATGGAAGCCGGGCCGCACCCGGTGGTTCTCTGCGTGGGGCCCGCCGACATGGCGGCCCCGCAATCGGTCATTGCGCCGGCGCAACGGCGCATCGACCTGCTGGCCATCGAGCAGAACGCCTGGGTGCTGGCGGGGCGCGACCCGCGATGCGTGGTGCGCGGCAGCCGGACCGAGATCGACTGGGCGATGAAGCACCGCCAGATCAGCGTCTGGGCGCCGTCCAAGATCGTGCTCGACGCGGTCGACGGCCCCTCGGCCAGCCCGCGCGACGCGCTGTCGCTGGTCCTGTGGTTCGCCGGCAAGCTCGAGGCGTCGCGCATCGTCGTGATCGACGCCGAGCGCGCGGCCGGGGCGGGGGCTGCCGAGGTTACCCGCGTCGCGCCCGACGCGGCGGAGTCCGTGCTCTAG
- the ilvC gene encoding ketol-acid reductoisomerase: MRVYYDRDCDINLIKDKKVAILGYGSQGHAHALNLRDSGAKNVAVALREGSPSAKKAEGEGLQVMGIAEAAAWCDLMMFTMPDELQAETWNRHVKDNIRDGAAIAFAHGLNVHFGLIEAPAGVDVLMMAPKGPGHTVRGEYAKGGGVPCLVAVHNDASGKALELGLSYCSAIGGGRSGIIETTFKEECETDLFGEQAVLCGGLVELIRMGFETLVEAGYAPEMAYFECLHEVKLIVDLIYEGGIANMNYSISNTAEYGEYVSGPRILPYDETKARMKAVLDDIQQGRFVRDWMAECAVGQPSFKATRRNNDAHQIEQVGEKLRGMMPWITAGKMVDKEKN; this comes from the coding sequence ATGCGCGTCTATTACGACCGTGACTGCGACATCAACCTGATCAAGGACAAGAAGGTGGCGATCTTGGGCTACGGCTCCCAGGGCCACGCCCACGCGCTGAACCTGCGCGATTCCGGCGCCAAGAACGTGGCCGTTGCGCTGCGCGAGGGCTCGCCCAGCGCCAAGAAGGCCGAGGGCGAGGGGCTGCAGGTCATGGGCATCGCCGAGGCGGCCGCCTGGTGCGACCTGATGATGTTCACCATGCCCGACGAGTTGCAGGCCGAGACCTGGAACCGCCACGTCAAGGACAACATCCGCGACGGTGCGGCCATCGCCTTCGCCCACGGTCTGAACGTGCATTTCGGCCTGATCGAGGCGCCCGCAGGCGTCGACGTGCTGATGATGGCGCCCAAGGGCCCGGGCCATACCGTGCGCGGCGAATACGCCAAGGGCGGCGGCGTGCCCTGCCTGGTGGCGGTGCATAACGATGCCTCCGGCAAGGCGCTGGAACTGGGCCTGTCCTATTGCTCGGCCATCGGCGGCGGGCGCTCGGGGATCATCGAGACCACCTTCAAGGAAGAGTGCGAGACCGACCTCTTCGGCGAGCAGGCGGTGCTGTGCGGCGGTCTGGTGGAACTGATCCGTATGGGTTTCGAGACGCTGGTCGAGGCAGGCTACGCCCCCGAGATGGCCTATTTCGAATGCCTGCACGAGGTGAAGCTGATCGTCGACCTGATCTACGAGGGCGGCATCGCCAACATGAACTACTCGATCTCCAACACCGCGGAATATGGCGAATATGTCTCTGGCCCACGCATCCTGCCCTATGACGAGACCAAGGCGCGGATGAAAGCGGTACTCGACGACATCCAGCAGGGCCGTTTCGTGCGCGACTGGATGGCGGAATGCGCGGTCGGTCAGCCCAGCTTCAAGGCGACGCGCCGCAACAACGACGCCCACCAGATCGAACAGGTGGGCGAGAAGCTGCGCGGCATGATGCCCTGGATCACCGCCGGCAAGATGGTCGACAAGGAAAAGAACTAA
- the folP gene encoding dihydropteroate synthase yields the protein MQRYYRPIVQTDAARPADALPLAGGWAWFSLAEELSRDVPPRLIPARALPSDVLAALTGPRPAIAGLTVDRPRIMGILNVTPDSFSDGGRFDRLEAALEHGRAMADAADLIDIGGESTRPGAADVPVEDEVARTVPVIEALRVARVTAPISIDTRKAQVAEAALAAGAGMINDVAAFTYDPALAGVTARAGVPACLMHAQGDPATMQNDPRYDNVLLDVYDFLAGRVAAAEAAGISRGEIVVDPGIGFGKAVAHNVALLRGLSLFHGLGCPVLLGASRKRFVGAIGGAERADARVPGSIAVALAAIAQGVQVVRVHDVAETRQAVRLDMALKGIGEVT from the coding sequence ATGCAGCGCTACTACCGACCGATTGTTCAGACCGACGCGGCCCGGCCCGCCGACGCGCTGCCGCTCGCCGGTGGCTGGGCCTGGTTCTCCCTCGCCGAGGAGTTGAGCCGCGACGTGCCTCCCCGGCTGATCCCGGCCCGCGCGCTGCCCTCCGACGTTCTGGCCGCGCTGACCGGCCCGCGCCCGGCCATCGCCGGGCTGACGGTGGACCGGCCGCGGATCATGGGCATTCTGAACGTCACCCCCGACAGCTTTTCCGATGGCGGCCGCTTCGACCGGCTGGAGGCGGCGCTGGAGCATGGCCGGGCAATGGCCGACGCCGCGGACCTTATCGATATCGGCGGGGAATCCACGCGCCCAGGCGCGGCCGATGTCCCGGTCGAAGACGAGGTCGCCCGCACCGTGCCGGTGATCGAGGCGCTGCGCGTAGCCCGTGTGACTGCGCCAATTTCCATCGATACGCGCAAGGCGCAGGTGGCCGAGGCCGCCCTGGCGGCGGGCGCGGGCATGATCAACGACGTGGCGGCCTTTACTTACGACCCCGCGCTGGCCGGCGTGACGGCGCGGGCCGGGGTGCCGGCGTGCCTGATGCACGCCCAGGGCGACCCGGCGACCATGCAGAACGATCCGCGCTACGACAACGTCTTGCTCGACGTTTACGATTTCCTCGCCGGGCGCGTCGCGGCAGCCGAGGCGGCGGGGATTTCACGGGGCGAGATCGTGGTCGATCCGGGCATCGGTTTCGGCAAGGCGGTGGCGCATAACGTGGCGCTCTTGCGGGGACTGAGCCTGTTTCACGGTCTCGGCTGTCCGGTGCTTCTGGGCGCCTCGCGCAAGCGGTTTGTAGGTGCCATCGGCGGGGCCGAGCGGGCGGATGCGCGGGTGCCGGGCTCGATCGCGGTGGCGTTGGCGGCTATCGCGCAGGGGGTGCAGGTCGTCCGCGTGCACGACGTGGCCGAGACGCGGCAGGCCGTGCGGCTGGACATGGCGCTGAAAGGCATTGGAGAGGTGACATGA
- a CDS encoding pyrimidine 5'-nucleotidase, translated as MVAENFIDLRGWVFDLDNTLYPPEARLFDQIERRMTAFVMEALGVAAPEANRLRKRYRAEYGTTLAGLMEVHGVEPGPYLAEVHEISLDHLDPAPELRNRIAALPGRKIVHTNGSAPYAERVLAARGLAGIFDAVYGVEHAGYQPKPRREAFETVLALGDIAPLRAAIFEDDPRNLAEPHAMGMRTVHVAPAPEPADHIHHHTDDLTAFLAALDRE; from the coding sequence ATGGTTGCTGAAAATTTCATCGATCTGCGGGGCTGGGTGTTCGATCTCGACAATACCCTGTATCCCCCGGAAGCGCGGCTGTTCGACCAGATCGAGCGGCGGATGACCGCGTTCGTGATGGAGGCGCTGGGCGTCGCCGCGCCCGAGGCGAACCGCCTGCGCAAACGCTACCGGGCGGAGTATGGCACCACGCTGGCCGGGTTGATGGAGGTTCACGGGGTCGAGCCGGGCCCCTACCTGGCCGAGGTGCATGAGATCTCGCTCGACCATCTCGACCCCGCGCCCGAGTTGCGAAACCGGATCGCCGCCCTGCCCGGACGGAAGATCGTGCATACGAATGGCAGCGCCCCCTATGCCGAGCGGGTGCTGGCCGCACGCGGCCTCGCCGGAATCTTCGACGCGGTCTACGGGGTCGAGCATGCAGGCTATCAGCCCAAGCCCCGGCGGGAGGCCTTCGAAACGGTCTTGGCACTGGGCGACATTGCGCCGCTTCGGGCGGCCATCTTCGAGGACGACCCGCGCAACCTGGCCGAACCGCACGCGATGGGCATGCGCACAGTGCATGTGGCCCCCGCGCCGGAACCGGCGGACCACATTCACCACCACACCGACGATCTGACCGCGTTCTTGGCCGCGCTCGACCGGGAATGA